From the genome of Triplophysa rosa unplaced genomic scaffold, Trosa_1v2 scaffold297_ERROPOS213765, whole genome shotgun sequence, one region includes:
- the mfsd1 gene encoding major facilitator superfamily domain-containing protein 1: MADSGEPRSLLNEDDCDDDEDVSVNMSPLCDPRHLLHRILVLIFMCFLGFGSYFCYDNPAALQTQVMQDMNLNTASFMQLYAWYSWPNVVLCFLGGFLLDRVFGIRLGTIIFALFVLVGQIIFAAGALADHFWLMEAGRFVFGIGGESLAVAQNTYAVSWFKGKELNLVFGLQLSMARLGSTVNMNVIGWVYGRIQMMMGSAGHTTLGITLMIAASTCVFSLTCALVLGFLDRRAEKILHKEQGKTGEVIKLTDVKDFPFSLWLIFIICVGYYVAIFPFIGLGQVFFIEKFGFTSVQARAINSVVYIISAPASPVLGFMVDRTGRNIMWVLLAVVTTLLSHLMLAFTLWNPWIAMSILGLSYSLLACALWPMVAFVVAEHQLGTAYGFMQSIQNLGLAVISLAAGAILDTKGYLFLEVFFIVCMCCALIAVVLLYLYNSYTEGELNLSASTRARRAKALSESSE; encoded by the exons ATGGCAGACTCGGGAGAGCCCCGGAGTCTCTTGAATGAAGATGATTgcgatgatgatgaagatgtgAGTGTGAATATGAGCCCGCTGTGTGACCCGCGTCATCTGCTGCACCGGATCCTGGTTCTGATCTTTATGTGTTTCCTGGGATTCG GGAGTTACTTTTGCTATGACAACCCAGCGGCTCTTCAAACTCAAGTCATGCAG gataTGAATCTGAACACTGCGTCGTTCATGCAGTTGTACGCGTGGTACTCGTGGCCCAATGTGGTGCTGTGTTTTCTGGGTGGATTTCTGCTGGACAGGGTCTTTGGCATCAG GTTGGGAACGATAATCTTTGCATTGTTTGTGTTAGTAGGACAG ATCATATTTGCTGCCGGTGCGCTGGCTGATCATTTCTGGCTGATGGAAGCCGGCCGGTTTGTATTCGG taTCGGTGGAGAGTCTTTGGCCGTGGCTCAGAACACGTATGCCGTCAGCTGGTTTAAAGGCAAAGAGCTCAACCTGGTGTTCGGCCTGCAGCTCAGTATGGCCAGACTG GGCAGCACAGTGAACATGAATGTCATTGGCTGGGTGTACGGCCGGATTCAGATGATGATGGGATCAGCCGGACACACCACACTGGGAATAACTCTCATGATCG cGGCATCCACGTGTGTGTTCTCGCTCACGTGCGCACTGGTTCTGGGTTTTCTGGACAGAAGAGCGGAGAAGATCCTTCACAAGGAGCAGGGCAAGACTG gggaAGTGATCAAGCTGACAGATGTGAAAGATTTCCCGTTCTCTCTCTGGCTTATCTTCATCATATGTGTGGGATATTACGTGGCCATCTTCCCCTTTATCGGACTGGGCCA AGTTTTCTTCATAGAGAAGTTCGGCTTTACTTCTGTCCAGGCCAGGGCCATcaacag TGTCGTGTACATCATCTCAGCCCCTGCCTCGCCTGTGTTGGGTTTCATGGTCGATAGGACGGGCCGGAACATCATGTGGGTTCTGTTGGCTGTGGTCACCACACTCTTATCTCACCTAATGTTGGCCTTCACCCTTTGGAACCCCTGGATTGCCATG TCTATCTTAGGTTTGTCGTATTCTCTTCTGGCCTGTGCTCTCTGGCCGATGGTGGCGTTTGTGGTAGCAGAACATCAGCTGGGCACCGCGTATGGATT TATGCAGTCCATACAGAACTTGGGTCTAGCTGTCATCTCTCTGGCTGCGGGAGCCATCTTGGACACCAAAGGTTACCTCTTCCTCGAGGTCTTCTTCATCGTCTGCATGTGTT gtGCGTTGATTGCCGTGGTCCTGCTGTATCTGTATAACTCCTACACAG AGGGCGAGCTGAACCTGTCCGCTTCAACACGAGCCAGACGCgctaaagctctttctgagtcTTCTGA GTGA